In Penaeus monodon isolate SGIC_2016 chromosome 8, NSTDA_Pmon_1, whole genome shotgun sequence, one DNA window encodes the following:
- the LOC119575861 gene encoding LOW QUALITY PROTEIN: homeobox protein Hox-B3a-like (The sequence of the model RefSeq protein was modified relative to this genomic sequence to represent the inferred CDS: deleted 1 base in 1 codon): MGAEGEGKRTWDMGVNGGGGGGGLAAEVTEFRVVYWRSRTPPLLLFDLRGPPPQDLGPDEGSGADDNPWVRLNSQLYPTNSRDLTSVSSSMVRASFTESYAAAAAAAAGVLPSTASAAAAAAAAAAAYLHPHPYLHKPEAHFLFPGAGLGFGSLFGGSEGALKACRRRKARTVFSDHQLGGLREKRFCAQRLLFYFAARAVELATALNLSETQVKTWFQNRRMKHKKQLRKHNDDKAPASSNSSNDGEGQQQQQPHLQQQQSHQLGPVSPLNSGKTLEFFFLDVIRRPLAPQRPERATCHTPISRTRSTLWASPLTSATPTRRRHTIHKPPTREREDHALTHARSSTWAFVLRRCCESSRV; this comes from the exons ATGGGCGCGGAGGGCGAGGGTAAGCGGACGTGGGACATGGGcgtgaatgggggagggggtggcggtgGGTTGGCGGCCGAAGTCACCGAG TTCCGCGTTGTGTACTGGAGATCCCGGACTCCGCCGCTCCTGCTCTTTGATCTC AGAGGGCCGCCCCCCCAAGACCTGGGTCCCGACGAGGGCTCCGGTGCCGACGACAACCCCTGGGTGAGACTCAACTCTCAGTTATATCCTACG AACTCCCGTGACCTGACCTCCGTCAGCTCGTCCATGGTGAGGGCATCGTTCACGGAGTCCTACgcagccgccgccgctgccgctgcCGGAGTCCTGCCGTCGACTGcttctgccgccgccgccgccgcagccgcCGCAGCCGCGTATCTTCACCCACATCCGTATCTGCACAAGCCTGAGGCGCATTTTCTGTTTCCTGGTGCAG GTCTGGGGTTCGGCAGCCTCTTCGGCGGGAGCGAGGGCGCCCTGAAGGCATGTCGGCGACGGAAAGCGCGCACCGTGTTCAGCGACCACCAGCTCGGAGGCCTCCGA GAAAAGAGATTTTGCGCTCAGCGCCTACTCTTTTATTTCGCCGCACGAGCGGTCGAGCTGGCCACGGCTCTTAACCTCTCGGAGACGCAG GTGAAGACGTGGTTCCAGAACCGTCGGATGAAGCACAAGAAGCAACTCCGCAAGCACAACGACGACAAAGCGCCcgccagcagcaacagcagcaacgacGGAGaagggcagcagcagcagcagccgcaCCTTCAGCAGCAGCAGAGTCACCAGCTTGGCCCGGTGTCTCCGCTTAACAGTGGTAAGACGCTCGAATTCTTTTTTCTTGATGTTATC CGGCGTCCCCTTGCACCACAGCGGCCCGAGAGAGCGACATGTCACACTCCGATTTCGAGGACGAGATCGACATTGTGGGCGTCCCCGCTGACCTCCGCCACGCCCACTCGTCGCAGACACACCATCCACAAACCGCCCACTAGAGAACGGGAAGACCACGCTCTCACTCACGCAAGATCCTCCACGTGGGCTTTCGTGCTCAGACGCTGCTGCGAATCTTCAAGGGTCTAA